In a genomic window of Nocardiopsis mwathae:
- the yidC gene encoding membrane protein insertase YidC yields MLDWLYNIVGWVLIQIHAGLTFIGLNPDSGLAWGLAIVLLTVLMRVIMVPLFVKQMHTQRKMQDMQPQMMKVRERYKHDKQRQQQEMMKLYQESGTNPVMGCLPLLLQMPVFFALFNVLRNVAEGNARYGFTEELVHSAQGAMIFHAPLAAQFTSSAADLQQYGADPVMAKIVIAIACVVMGTTTFLTMRQSIQRSAAQMPDNPMMQTQKIMMYLAPAFGLFGLAMPIGVLIYWVTSNVWTMGQQHFLYKKHPATTPATAGAGGSSNGSAKGLFGKRTESEPEPVEQPKIERKQPKKKSRAKRGGGNPRK; encoded by the coding sequence GTGCTGGACTGGCTTTACAACATCGTCGGCTGGGTGCTGATCCAGATCCACGCGGGTTTGACGTTCATCGGGCTGAACCCCGATAGCGGCTTGGCGTGGGGTCTTGCGATCGTTCTGCTCACCGTGCTGATGCGCGTGATCATGGTTCCGCTGTTCGTGAAGCAGATGCACACGCAGCGGAAGATGCAGGACATGCAGCCGCAGATGATGAAGGTGCGGGAGCGCTACAAGCACGACAAGCAGCGCCAGCAGCAAGAGATGATGAAGCTCTACCAGGAGAGCGGCACCAACCCGGTCATGGGCTGCCTCCCGTTGCTGCTGCAGATGCCGGTCTTCTTCGCCCTGTTCAACGTGCTGCGGAACGTCGCCGAAGGCAACGCGCGTTACGGCTTCACCGAGGAGCTCGTGCACAGCGCCCAGGGCGCCATGATCTTCCATGCGCCGCTGGCCGCGCAGTTCACCAGCTCCGCCGCTGACCTTCAGCAGTACGGGGCCGACCCCGTGATGGCGAAGATCGTCATCGCCATCGCGTGTGTCGTCATGGGTACCACGACCTTCCTCACCATGCGGCAGAGCATCCAGCGGAGTGCGGCGCAGATGCCGGACAACCCGATGATGCAGACGCAGAAGATCATGATGTACCTGGCGCCGGCGTTCGGCCTCTTCGGTCTCGCCATGCCGATCGGTGTGTTGATCTACTGGGTCACCTCGAACGTGTGGACCATGGGACAGCAGCACTTCCTCTACAAGAAGCACCCCGCGACCACTCCCGCGACGGCCGGGGCCGGCGGTAGCTCGAACGGTTCCGCGAAGGGCCTGTTCGGGAAGCGCACGGAGTCCGAGCCCGAGCCGGTCGAACAGCCTAAGATCGAGCGTAAGCAGCCGAAGAAGAAGTCGCGGGCGAAGCGTGGCGGCGGGAACCCGCGGAAGTAG
- the yidD gene encoding membrane protein insertion efficiency factor YidD: MTDGRPDFAARLLTVPIRGYQRFISPLFPPVCRFYPSCSAYAVEALQEHGAARGLWLTVRRIGRCHPFHPGGLDPVPPGRSARVHEADDAGRGTGGDVEPGSTGL; the protein is encoded by the coding sequence ATGACCGACGGTAGACCTGATTTCGCGGCGCGACTGCTGACCGTGCCCATACGGGGCTATCAGCGGTTCATCAGTCCGTTGTTCCCTCCGGTCTGTCGCTTCTATCCGTCCTGCAGCGCCTATGCGGTCGAGGCGCTGCAGGAGCACGGCGCGGCGCGAGGCCTCTGGCTGACCGTCCGCAGAATCGGCCGCTGCCACCCCTTCCACCCGGGCGGGCTCGATCCCGTTCCTCCGGGGCGGAGCGCGCGTGTCCACGAGGCGGACGACGCGGGTCGCGGGACCGGCGGTGACGTGGAACCCGGCTCAACGGGCCTGTAG
- the recF gene encoding DNA replication/repair protein RecF (All proteins in this family for which functions are known are DNA-binding proteins that assist the filamentation of RecA onto DNA for the initiation of recombination or recombinational repair.), which yields MYVSHLQLADYRSYEAAHLELGPGITTFVGPNGQGKTNLVEAIGYVATLGSHRVATDAPLVRKGAERAIVRAAVVKDDRQAVIDLEINPGRANRARLNRSPATRPRDVLGVLRTVLFAPEDLALVKGDPGERRRFLDELLVARAPRFAGVRSDYERVLKQRNALLKSASARYFKQRTEPDLSTLDVWNDHLAEAGAELLAARLALVAELQPLAAKAYGELTTSGGPPVLQYRCSAAPDDPHLPADRDRLADLLRAALAEARGSELQRGVSLVGPHRDDLLLNLDDLPAKGYASQGESWSYALALRLSAFELLRADGDDPVLILDDVFAELDSERRRRLAEHVRHAEQVLVSAAVAADIPDELQGARFRVHEGEVTRE from the coding sequence ATGTACGTTTCGCACCTGCAACTGGCCGACTACCGCTCCTACGAGGCCGCCCACCTGGAGCTCGGCCCGGGTATCACGACCTTCGTCGGCCCCAACGGCCAGGGCAAGACCAACCTCGTCGAGGCCATCGGCTACGTCGCCACCCTCGGCAGCCACCGGGTGGCCACCGACGCGCCCCTGGTCCGCAAGGGGGCCGAGCGCGCCATCGTCCGGGCCGCCGTGGTCAAGGACGACCGCCAGGCCGTCATCGACCTGGAGATCAACCCAGGCCGCGCCAACCGGGCCCGGCTCAACCGCTCCCCCGCCACCCGCCCCCGCGACGTCCTGGGTGTGCTGCGCACCGTCCTGTTCGCCCCCGAGGACCTTGCCCTGGTCAAGGGCGACCCGGGCGAGCGCCGCCGCTTCCTCGACGAGCTCCTGGTCGCCCGCGCGCCGCGGTTCGCCGGGGTGCGCTCCGACTACGAGCGCGTGCTCAAGCAGCGCAACGCCCTGCTCAAATCGGCGTCGGCCAGGTACTTCAAGCAGCGCACCGAGCCGGACCTGTCCACCCTCGACGTGTGGAACGACCACCTGGCCGAGGCCGGCGCCGAGCTGCTCGCGGCGCGGCTGGCCCTGGTCGCCGAGCTGCAGCCGCTGGCCGCCAAGGCCTACGGTGAGCTGACCACCTCGGGCGGCCCACCGGTACTGCAGTACCGGTGCTCTGCGGCGCCCGACGACCCGCACCTTCCCGCGGACCGCGACCGCCTGGCCGACCTGCTGCGGGCGGCCCTGGCCGAGGCCCGCGGCTCCGAGCTGCAGCGCGGCGTCAGCCTGGTCGGCCCGCACCGCGACGACCTGCTGCTCAACCTCGACGACCTGCCGGCCAAGGGGTACGCGAGCCAGGGGGAGTCGTGGTCGTACGCGCTGGCGCTGCGGCTGTCGGCCTTCGAACTGCTGCGCGCGGACGGCGACGACCCGGTCCTCATCCTCGACGACGTCTTCGCCGAGCTCGACTCCGAGCGTCGCCGCCGCCTGGCCGAGCACGTCCGCCACGCCGAGCAGGTGCTCGTCAGCGCCGCCGTGGCCGCGGACATCCCCGACGAGCTGCAGGGTGCCCGGTTCCGGGTGCACGAGGGGGAGGTGACCCGTGAGTGA
- a CDS encoding DUF721 domain-containing protein, translating into MSEPERPQPVEEAGGGGALSGADLARQALAAARAAAKERGASPDGRPRRTRRARVRSRNEPQLFGEAVRAWLVEHGWQEQVAIGGVFGRWAEIVGEFNAQHLRPVSYEGGELVIAADSATMAANARAMARDLLRRLNEELGDGTVHTIRVQGPGRGRGRLRNGH; encoded by the coding sequence GTGAGTGAGCCGGAGCGTCCACAGCCTGTGGAGGAAGCGGGGGGAGGCGGCGCGCTGAGCGGTGCCGATCTCGCCCGCCAGGCGCTGGCTGCGGCGAGGGCCGCAGCCAAGGAGCGCGGTGCCTCCCCCGACGGGCGGCCGCGGCGTACCCGCCGCGCCCGTGTCCGGTCGCGCAACGAGCCGCAGCTCTTCGGCGAGGCCGTGCGCGCGTGGCTGGTCGAGCACGGCTGGCAGGAGCAGGTCGCGATCGGCGGGGTGTTCGGCCGGTGGGCGGAGATCGTCGGCGAGTTCAACGCCCAGCACCTGCGGCCGGTCTCCTATGAGGGGGGCGAGCTGGTGATCGCGGCGGACTCCGCGACGATGGCCGCGAACGCCCGGGCCATGGCCCGCGACCTCCTGCGCCGCCTCAACGAGGAGCTCGGCGACGGGACGGTCCACACCATCAGGGTGCAGGGGCCGGGCCGCGGACGGGGTCGGCTCCGCAACGGCCACTGA
- the rnpA gene encoding ribonuclease P protein component, giving the protein MLSPRNRMRHSAEFGLVMRKGRRAGRPALGLVYLASPPGATETDRPPRVGFVVSKAVGGAVVRKRVQRRLRHLMRDRVGHLAGGSLLVVRAKPLAASLGYDALAAQLDSALNAVTRPREKRVHDRR; this is encoded by the coding sequence ATGTTGTCGCCCCGAAACCGCATGCGGCACAGCGCCGAGTTCGGCCTTGTCATGCGCAAGGGAAGGCGTGCCGGGCGCCCCGCGCTCGGGCTCGTCTACCTCGCCTCCCCGCCCGGCGCCACCGAGACGGACCGGCCCCCGCGGGTGGGGTTCGTCGTCAGTAAGGCGGTCGGCGGGGCGGTCGTCCGCAAGCGGGTGCAGCGGCGACTGCGCCACCTGATGCGGGATCGGGTCGGCCATCTGGCCGGGGGTAGCCTGCTAGTAGTGCGGGCCAAACCCTTGGCCGCGTCCCTTGGATACGACGCCCTCGCCGCACAGCTCGACAGCGCACTGAACGCGGTGACGCGTCCCCGGGAGAAGCGGGTTCATGACCGACGGTAG
- the rpmH gene encoding 50S ribosomal protein L34, with protein MSKRTFQPNNRRRAKVHGFRLRMRTRAGRAIIASRRNKGRARLTVSH; from the coding sequence GTGAGCAAGCGTACGTTTCAGCCGAACAACCGGCGCCGCGCGAAGGTCCATGGTTTCCGCCTGCGTATGCGCACTCGCGCCGGCCGCGCGATCATCGCCTCGCGCCGGAACAAGGGGCGCGCGCGGCTGACCGTGAGCCACTAG
- the dnaA gene encoding chromosomal replication initiator protein DnaA: MSEAQVNLPMVWSSVLDSLDNSTLPPQQRAWLPQTRPLGLIEDTALLAAPNEFAKEILETRLRPAISQALSAALGREIRVAVTVDPTAVQPAPPTPPAVPRDVPAAPPVQEPLPPHPQEPLPGGPFARPASTPPPPFPEPPAAHHAPPSPHDPAGYPQPSGQQGPVHHYDRGEDLLAPNRWETPVAPPTSADSAPEPALPPGPPGHEVPGGEVDGDTQPQSSGELARLNPKYTFDTFVIGSSNRFAHAAAVAVAEAPAKAYNPLFIYGGSGLGKTHLLHAIGHYTQRLYDGARVRYVSSEEFTNEFINSIRDGKADGFRRRYRDIDVLLVDDIQFLENKEQTQEEFFHTFNTLHNSDKQIVISSDRPPKQLVTLEDRLRNRFEWGLITDVQPPELETRIAILRKKAAQERLAAPPEVLEFIASKISTNIRELEGALIRVTAFASLNRQSVDLHLTGIVLKDLIPDDEGPEITAAAIKAEIADYFGTSVEDLCGTSRSRVLVTARQIAMYLCRELTDLSLPKIGQQFGGRDHTTVMHADRKIRSLMAERRSIYNQVTELTNRIKQQSRNI; this comes from the coding sequence GTGTCTGAGGCACAGGTCAACCTCCCAATGGTGTGGTCGAGCGTGCTGGACAGCCTCGACAACAGCACGCTTCCCCCACAGCAGCGGGCGTGGCTCCCGCAGACCCGGCCACTCGGGCTCATCGAGGACACCGCGCTGCTGGCCGCACCCAACGAGTTCGCCAAGGAGATCCTGGAGACGCGCCTGCGCCCGGCCATCAGCCAGGCACTCTCCGCCGCGCTGGGCCGCGAGATCCGGGTCGCGGTCACCGTCGACCCGACCGCCGTGCAGCCGGCGCCGCCCACACCCCCGGCCGTGCCCCGCGACGTCCCGGCCGCGCCGCCGGTCCAGGAGCCGCTCCCTCCCCACCCCCAGGAACCGCTCCCCGGCGGGCCGTTCGCGCGCCCCGCCTCCACGCCGCCGCCCCCTTTCCCCGAGCCGCCCGCCGCCCACCACGCGCCGCCGTCCCCGCACGACCCCGCCGGTTATCCACAGCCCTCGGGGCAGCAGGGCCCCGTCCACCACTACGACCGGGGAGAGGACCTCCTGGCGCCGAACCGCTGGGAGACACCGGTCGCGCCGCCCACGTCCGCCGACAGCGCACCGGAGCCGGCCCTTCCTCCCGGCCCCCCGGGGCACGAGGTCCCCGGGGGCGAGGTCGATGGCGACACCCAGCCGCAGAGTTCGGGCGAGCTCGCCCGGCTCAACCCGAAGTACACCTTCGACACCTTCGTCATCGGGTCGAGCAACCGCTTCGCGCACGCGGCCGCGGTCGCCGTGGCCGAGGCGCCGGCCAAGGCCTACAACCCGCTGTTCATCTACGGTGGGTCCGGACTGGGCAAGACACACCTGCTGCACGCGATCGGCCACTACACCCAGCGCCTGTACGACGGTGCCCGGGTGCGCTACGTGAGCTCGGAGGAGTTCACCAACGAGTTCATCAACTCGATCCGCGACGGCAAGGCCGACGGCTTCCGCCGCCGCTACCGCGACATCGACGTCCTCCTGGTCGACGACATCCAGTTCCTGGAGAACAAGGAGCAGACCCAGGAGGAGTTCTTCCACACCTTCAACACCCTGCACAATTCCGACAAGCAGATCGTCATCTCCAGCGACCGGCCCCCCAAGCAGCTGGTCACGCTGGAGGACCGGCTGCGCAACCGGTTCGAGTGGGGCCTGATCACCGACGTCCAGCCGCCGGAGCTGGAGACGCGCATCGCCATCCTGCGCAAGAAGGCCGCCCAGGAGCGGCTGGCCGCCCCACCGGAGGTCCTGGAGTTCATCGCCAGCAAGATCTCCACCAATATCCGCGAACTGGAGGGCGCGCTCATCCGGGTGACCGCCTTCGCCAGCCTCAACCGGCAGTCGGTCGACCTGCACCTGACCGGCATCGTGCTCAAGGACCTCATCCCCGACGACGAGGGACCGGAGATCACGGCGGCGGCCATCAAGGCCGAGATCGCCGACTACTTCGGCACCAGCGTGGAGGACCTGTGCGGCACGTCGCGCTCCCGGGTCCTGGTGACCGCCCGGCAGATCGCGATGTACCTCTGCCGCGAGCTCACCGACCTGTCCCTGCCCAAGATCGGCCAGCAGTTCGGCGGCCGTGACCACACCACGGTCATGCACGCCGACCGCAAGATCCGGTCGCTCATGGCCGAGCGGCGCTCCATCTACAACCAGGTCACCGAGCTCACCAACCGGATCAAGCAGCAGTCGCGCAACATCTGA
- a CDS encoding ParB/RepB/Spo0J family partition protein: MSQQRRGLGKGLGALIPQGPAVPPSTTSNGSGPERSPELVGGTYLVEIDVTSVRPNPRQPRQHFDEEALEELRASIAEVGLLQPVVVRKLGADRYELIMGERRWRASKEAGLDRIPAIVRETGDDDLLRDALLENLHRQQLNPLEEAAAYQQLLDDFGATHDELAKRIGRSRPHITNTLRLLNLSPSVQRRVAAGVLSAGHARALLSVEESETQDRLARRIVEEGLSVRALEELIALRETGDDQASRRRSPVGKEPQPEMEEWSRRLSDAFDTRVKVNMGRSKGKIVVEFATMEDLERIIGAMAPEATER, from the coding sequence GTGAGCCAGCAGCGGCGCGGTCTGGGCAAGGGGCTGGGCGCCCTCATTCCACAGGGGCCTGCGGTTCCCCCCAGCACCACCTCGAACGGTTCGGGGCCCGAGCGGTCCCCCGAACTCGTCGGCGGCACCTACCTGGTGGAGATCGACGTCACGTCGGTCCGACCGAACCCGCGTCAGCCGCGGCAGCACTTCGATGAGGAGGCCCTGGAGGAGCTGAGGGCGTCCATCGCCGAGGTGGGTCTGCTGCAGCCGGTGGTGGTCCGCAAACTGGGGGCGGACCGTTACGAGCTCATCATGGGCGAGCGGCGCTGGCGAGCCAGCAAGGAGGCGGGGCTCGACCGGATCCCCGCGATCGTGCGCGAGACGGGCGACGACGACCTGCTGCGCGACGCGTTGCTGGAGAACCTGCACCGCCAGCAGCTCAACCCCCTGGAGGAGGCGGCCGCTTACCAGCAGCTGCTCGACGACTTCGGCGCCACCCACGACGAACTCGCCAAGCGCATCGGGCGGTCGCGCCCGCACATCACCAACACGCTGCGCCTGCTCAACCTCTCGCCGTCGGTCCAGCGGCGGGTGGCGGCCGGGGTGCTGAGCGCCGGGCACGCTCGGGCGCTGCTGTCGGTGGAGGAGTCCGAGACTCAGGACCGGCTGGCGCGCCGCATCGTCGAGGAGGGGTTGTCGGTCCGGGCACTGGAAGAGCTCATCGCACTGCGCGAGACCGGCGACGACCAGGCCTCCCGGCGCCGCTCCCCGGTCGGCAAGGAGCCGCAGCCGGAGATGGAGGAGTGGTCGCGCCGCCTTTCCGACGCCTTCGACACCCGGGTGAAGGTCAATATGGGCCGCAGCAAGGGCAAGATCGTCGTGGAGTTCGCGACGATGGAGGACCTTGAGCGCATCATCGGCGCGATGGCACCCGAGGCGACGGAGCGCTGA
- the gnd gene encoding phosphogluconate dehydrogenase (NAD(+)-dependent, decarboxylating) → MQLGMVGLGKMGGNMAARLRDKGHDVVGFDFNPEQRDVASLAELVERLEAPRTVWLMVPAGEPTAEAIEQLSTLLAAGDLIIEGGNSHYVDDRRRADSLKQAGISYIDAGVSGGVWGRENGYGIMVGGSVEDVECAKPIFDALVPDSGGGFVHAGGVGAGHFVKMVHNGIEYGMMQAFAEGYELMAASDIVDDVPGTFDSWREGTVVRSWLLDLLVRALEEDPGLDDLRGYAQDSGEGRWTVQAAVDHAVPAPVISAALFARFASRQEDSPAMKVIAALRNQFGGHAVTKTTDDPVRTPRS, encoded by the coding sequence ATGCAACTCGGCATGGTCGGCCTCGGCAAGATGGGCGGCAACATGGCGGCGCGGCTCCGCGACAAGGGGCACGACGTCGTCGGCTTCGACTTCAACCCCGAGCAGCGCGATGTCGCCAGCCTCGCCGAGCTGGTCGAGCGCCTGGAGGCGCCCCGCACGGTCTGGCTGATGGTCCCGGCGGGCGAGCCGACCGCAGAGGCCATCGAGCAGCTGTCCACCCTGCTGGCCGCCGGTGACCTCATCATCGAGGGCGGCAACTCCCACTATGTGGACGACCGCAGGCGTGCCGACTCCCTCAAGCAGGCCGGCATCTCCTACATCGACGCCGGTGTGAGCGGCGGTGTGTGGGGCCGGGAGAACGGCTACGGCATCATGGTCGGCGGCTCCGTCGAGGACGTCGAGTGCGCCAAGCCGATCTTCGACGCTCTCGTCCCCGACTCCGGCGGCGGTTTCGTGCACGCGGGCGGCGTGGGCGCCGGCCACTTCGTCAAGATGGTGCACAACGGCATCGAGTACGGCATGATGCAGGCCTTCGCCGAGGGCTACGAGCTCATGGCCGCCTCCGACATCGTGGACGACGTCCCGGGCACCTTCGACAGCTGGCGCGAGGGCACCGTGGTGCGATCCTGGCTGCTGGACCTGCTGGTCCGCGCGCTGGAGGAGGACCCCGGCCTGGACGACCTGCGCGGCTACGCCCAGGACTCCGGCGAGGGCCGGTGGACCGTCCAGGCCGCCGTCGACCACGCGGTGCCGGCCCCGGTCATCAGTGCGGCGCTGTTCGCCCGCTTCGCCTCGCGCCAGGAGGACAGCCCGGCGATGAAGGTCATCGCGGCGCTCCGCAACCAGTTCGGCGGCCACGCGGTGACCAAGACCACCGACGACCCCGTGCGCACCCCCCGCTCCTAG
- the rsmG gene encoding 16S rRNA (guanine(527)-N(7))-methyltransferase RsmG, producing the protein MTSGADTAPPERASALFGGALPVVTRYAELLADAGVERGLIGPREVPRLWERHLMNCAVVEEVIPQGAEVIDIGSGAGLPGVVLGILRPDLRIVLLEPLLRRTVFLRECVELLGLENVTVRRGRAEEAKGELQADVVTARAVAPLARLGGWALPLLRPGGSLLALKGEQAEAELEESRAELMKQRPCVADVIRVGSGKVDPATTVVRVTVTSKGDQVTPSRRQRAPGGRNKRGRKR; encoded by the coding sequence ATGACCTCGGGTGCTGACACTGCGCCGCCGGAGAGGGCGAGTGCTCTGTTCGGTGGCGCCCTGCCTGTGGTCACGCGTTACGCGGAACTGCTCGCGGACGCCGGGGTAGAGCGCGGGCTGATCGGCCCGCGCGAGGTGCCCCGGCTCTGGGAGCGGCACTTGATGAACTGCGCGGTGGTCGAGGAGGTGATTCCGCAGGGGGCAGAGGTCATCGACATCGGTTCCGGTGCGGGGCTGCCCGGGGTCGTCCTCGGGATCCTCCGCCCGGATCTGCGGATCGTCCTCCTCGAACCGTTGCTGCGCCGCACGGTCTTCCTGCGCGAGTGCGTGGAGCTGCTGGGCCTGGAGAACGTGACGGTGCGGCGGGGGCGTGCGGAAGAGGCCAAGGGAGAGCTGCAGGCCGATGTGGTCACGGCCCGCGCCGTGGCTCCGCTCGCCCGGTTGGGGGGCTGGGCACTGCCCCTGCTGCGGCCGGGGGGTAGTCTGCTCGCACTCAAGGGAGAGCAGGCCGAGGCCGAACTCGAAGAGTCTCGCGCCGAATTGATGAAGCAACGCCCCTGCGTCGCCGATGTTATTCGGGTGGGGAGCGGTAAAGTCGATCCCGCTACCACGGTCGTTCGTGTCACTGTCACGTCCAAGGGCGACCAAGTCACTCCGTCCAGGCGGCAACGCGCGCCGGGCGGTAGGAATAAGCGCGGACGGAAGAGGTGA
- a CDS encoding Jag family protein, translating into MRGSVAVADAPEQDDVEPEVDIEALEREGDIAADYIEGLLDIADFDGDIDMDVEGDRAMVSVVGATLDELIGDKGEVLEAMQELTRLAVHRSTGSRSRLMLDIGGYREGRRRALARIGAEAADEVKRTGEVKPLAPMTPFERKVVHDAVAEAGLHSESEGEEPNRYVVIHPVD; encoded by the coding sequence ATCCGCGGCAGTGTCGCGGTAGCGGACGCCCCCGAGCAGGATGACGTCGAGCCCGAGGTCGACATCGAGGCGCTGGAGCGCGAGGGCGACATCGCGGCGGACTACATCGAGGGTCTGCTGGACATCGCGGACTTCGACGGTGACATCGACATGGACGTCGAGGGTGACCGAGCGATGGTCTCCGTCGTGGGTGCGACCCTCGACGAGCTCATCGGCGACAAGGGCGAGGTCCTTGAGGCCATGCAGGAGCTGACGCGGCTGGCGGTGCATCGCAGCACGGGAAGCCGCAGCCGTCTGATGCTGGACATCGGCGGCTACCGGGAGGGGCGCCGCAGGGCGCTCGCCCGTATCGGTGCCGAAGCCGCCGATGAGGTCAAGCGGACCGGCGAGGTCAAGCCGCTGGCGCCGATGACCCCCTTCGAGCGCAAGGTGGTGCACGACGCCGTCGCCGAGGCGGGTCTGCACAGCGAGTCGGAGGGTGAGGAGCCCAACCGGTACGTGGTCATCCACCCTGTGGATTAG
- the dnaN gene encoding DNA polymerase III subunit beta, with product MKFRVERDVLADAVAWTARSLPVRPSVPVLAGMLLDASEGGSGQRLKLSSFDYEVSAQVSVEVDIEEPGTVLVSGRLLAEITRNLPPQTVEISTDGAKVVVACGSAKFTLLTLPVEDYPTLPEMPGLTGAVGSDAFAAAVSQVAVAAGRDDTLPMLTGIRVEIEGETITLASTDRYRLAVRELTWKPENPELSAVALVPAKTLHDTAKSLTSGAEVSIALSGADTGEGMIGFEGGGRRTTTRLLDGEFPKYRALLPDSFDTVAEVQKSEFLEAVKRVSLVAERNTPLRLDFTEGRLVLEAGTGDEAQAVEVLDAVLEGGDIQIAFNSAYLIDGLNAIDSDVARLQFTTSTKPAIITGKPADDAAASDYRYLIMPVRLSS from the coding sequence GTGAAGTTCCGGGTCGAACGCGACGTACTGGCCGACGCAGTCGCCTGGACCGCCCGCAGCCTGCCGGTCCGGCCGTCGGTGCCCGTTCTCGCGGGCATGCTGCTGGACGCGAGCGAGGGCGGGAGCGGACAGCGGCTCAAGCTGTCCTCCTTCGACTACGAGGTCTCCGCCCAGGTGTCGGTGGAGGTCGACATCGAGGAGCCGGGCACCGTCCTGGTCTCCGGCCGCCTCCTCGCCGAGATCACCCGCAACCTTCCTCCACAGACTGTGGAGATCAGCACCGACGGCGCCAAGGTCGTGGTGGCCTGCGGCAGCGCCAAGTTCACCCTGCTCACCCTGCCGGTGGAGGACTACCCGACGCTGCCGGAGATGCCGGGCCTCACCGGCGCGGTCGGCAGCGACGCGTTCGCCGCCGCCGTCAGCCAGGTCGCCGTCGCCGCCGGCCGCGACGACACCCTGCCGATGCTCACCGGCATCCGGGTGGAGATCGAGGGCGAGACCATCACGCTCGCCTCTACCGACCGCTACCGCCTCGCCGTCCGCGAGCTCACCTGGAAGCCGGAGAACCCCGAGCTGTCCGCGGTCGCGCTCGTCCCCGCCAAGACCCTCCACGACACCGCCAAGTCGCTCACCAGCGGCGCCGAGGTGTCGATCGCGCTGTCCGGAGCCGACACCGGCGAGGGCATGATCGGCTTCGAGGGCGGCGGCCGCCGCACCACCACCCGCCTGCTCGACGGGGAGTTCCCCAAGTACCGCGCGCTGCTGCCGGACTCCTTCGACACCGTTGCCGAGGTGCAGAAGTCGGAGTTCCTGGAAGCCGTCAAGCGCGTCTCGCTGGTCGCCGAGCGCAACACCCCCCTGCGGCTGGACTTCACCGAGGGCCGCCTGGTCCTGGAGGCCGGCACCGGCGACGAGGCACAGGCTGTGGAAGTCCTGGACGCCGTGCTGGAGGGCGGGGACATCCAGATCGCGTTCAACTCGGCCTACCTCATCGACGGCCTGAACGCCATCGACTCCGACGTCGCCCGGCTGCAGTTCACGACGTCGACCAAGCCCGCGATCATCACCGGCAAGCCGGCCGATGACGCGGCCGCCTCCGACTACCGGTACCTGATCATGCCGGTGCGGCTGTCCAGCTGA
- a CDS encoding ParA family protein: MSVRGHVDDGWPRPERCRIMSVANQKGGVGKTTTTVNIAASLAMHGNRVLVVDLDPQGNASTALGMERGADSRSIYHCLVEDEEIRNLARPVPNIDNLWCVPATIDLAGAEIELVSLVARESRLKRAFAAYDTGELDYILIDCPPSLGLLTVNAMVACDEVMIPIQCEYYALEGLGQLLRNVELVKSHLNPGLDISTFVLTMYDGRTRLASQVADEVRGHFGDLVLKTLVPRSVRVSEAPSYGQSVMTYDPGSTGAVAYMEAAKEIAYRARTSAGN; this comes from the coding sequence ATGTCGGTGCGTGGCCATGTCGACGACGGTTGGCCCCGCCCGGAGCGCTGCCGCATCATGAGTGTGGCCAACCAGAAGGGCGGCGTGGGGAAGACGACGACGACCGTCAACATCGCGGCCTCGCTGGCGATGCACGGCAACCGTGTGCTCGTCGTCGACCTCGACCCCCAGGGGAACGCCTCCACCGCGTTGGGGATGGAGAGAGGGGCCGACTCGCGGTCCATCTACCACTGCCTGGTGGAGGACGAGGAGATCCGGAACCTGGCGCGCCCGGTTCCCAACATCGACAACCTCTGGTGCGTCCCGGCCACCATCGACCTGGCGGGCGCGGAGATCGAGCTGGTGTCCCTGGTCGCCCGGGAATCCCGGCTGAAGCGTGCGTTCGCGGCGTACGACACCGGCGAGCTGGACTACATCCTCATCGACTGCCCGCCGTCCCTCGGGCTCCTCACCGTGAACGCGATGGTGGCCTGCGACGAGGTGATGATCCCGATTCAGTGCGAGTACTACGCGCTGGAGGGTCTCGGGCAGCTGCTGCGCAACGTGGAACTCGTGAAGTCCCACCTCAACCCCGGGCTGGACATCTCCACGTTCGTGCTCACGATGTACGACGGCCGCACCCGCCTGGCGTCACAGGTTGCGGATGAAGTGCGCGGCCACTTCGGAGATCTGGTACTCAAGACGTTGGTGCCCCGGAGCGTCCGGGTCTCGGAAGCGCCGAGCTACGGCCAGTCCGTGATGACCTACGACCCGGGCTCCACCGGTGCTGTGGCCTACATGGAGGCGGCCAAGGAGATCGCCTACCGGGCGAGGACGAGCGCCGGAAACTGA